The window CGTCACTGCGCGCGGACGACACCCCGTCGGCGGCCGACCCACACGACCAGTGCGGCGGTGGCGAGGATGATCGCGGCGATCAGCAGCACATACAGCGCCACGGTCCCGTAGCCGCCCGGCTGGTGCGGGTTGAGGAACGGGTAGGGGTACCACCAGTGCTCGCCCGTCCCCGGGGAGACCACGAGGTTCGCGCGCACCAGGGTGTACACGACCCAGACGATCGGGAAGACCGCCGCGACCGCGACGGCGCTCCACCGCAGTGCGCGTCGACGCGGGGCGACCAGCACGTCGAGCAGCATCAGCAGGGGGATCACCACGTGCAGCACCTCGTTCGACCACGCGACCGTGGCACCCTGCGGCAGGGCGATGCCGCGCAGGAGGGTGTTGTAGACGACGCCGGTCACGATCATGTAGCTGCTCGCGCACATCAGCAGGACCGCGAGCCAGCGCGGCTCGGGGTCGGTCGTGTCGCGGTGGCGCAGCGCCCACACGGCC of the Microbacterium sufflavum genome contains:
- a CDS encoding Pr6Pr family membrane protein, producing MTRWWPYARLAASALAVAAIVAQLLRTLEIARDADTAWGGHLPTVIANFFSFFTIESNVLAAVALAAGAVWALRHRDTTDPEPRWLAVLLMCASSYMIVTGVVYNTLLRGIALPQGATVAWSNEVLHVVIPLLMLLDVLVAPRRRALRWSAVAVAAVFPIVWVVYTLVRANLVVSPGTGEHWWYPYPFLNPHQPGGYGTVALYVLLIAAIILATAALVVWVGRRRGVVRAQ